The sequence GTGAAAGAGAACCAAGAATGACATTGAGAAGGAGTTGATATTGACAGATCCATAGTGTTTATGCTGGGTTAGGTGTTGTGGTTTCTAGAAGAAGGGATGCTGGACAGGGAAATGATCCATCAATGAAGCCAAGAAGATCATATTCTATGAATAGAGTTTGGAATTGAAGTTTCCAGGCTAGATAGTTGGTAGAGGTAAGTTTTATTGGAGTTTGGGCTGCTACATTGATGTTCATCAATGTGCTTTGATGTTCATTTGTGTTAAGGATGGTGGTGTTGATAGgcattgaaagcaaaaaataaaaataaaaatgaataggCAGGAAGGAAAAAATTAGTGCTCTGGTACCATGAAAGAGCAAGATTGTGAAGCGGCTTGTTTTATTGAATGAATCACTTCGGTATATATACAATAAAAGGAGAAAGATGCTAACAGGATGGCTAACCGAATTGCCTGTACATTTTGGTTGCCTATATGCTGAAGGGTGTTGCAGATTTGTACAGTGTTGGCTATACAGCTATGCACTGCTGATTTATTGTGTGTATTATGGTGTGTCTGTTAGTGATTAGGATCCCTAAGTATAGAGCCCTGGGTCTACAAGCAAGCAACAGCGCGAGCCTGATCCGTCTGTCTGGCGCTGAACACTTTCGCCATAGCTGTGTAAATTAAGAAAGCTAAACGTTAGATCGAGCATTGTAATCGTGTATCTGCTTAGCAATGACATCTCAGTCTCAACGTCGGTATTGGACATGTTCCAGTTGCTGTCCCAAGGGAAGGAAGGAAGCCTAAACTCCAACGTGTCACGTGCTTTTTATTGCTTCTGTTCATAATCTGACCCCTCCAACTCAGCTGTTCACTCAGTCCAGCGTCGGCCCGCCGCAGTCAGATATTGCTTGGAACATTCTCTTCTCATGATAAAACAAAGAAGATTTTGCTAGAATACTTGTCGGTTATCTCTCAAGGAGATCAGATTAGAAGACGTGGCAGGCTCTCACAGGGACAGAATCGAATGAACGAGCACATGTATATACACTCAAGTTAATGGACGGGCGGATGGCCAAAAGGGTGGCATATATTGGCTGTGAATCTTCTCTGTTGCTTTTGAATTATTGCATAGAAGGAATCAAATACGAGGAACAAAAGAATTTGGCTATGGCTGTGCGTTATGAGGATCCGATTCCTGACGCAAAATCTCACATGTTtgcccttcttttttttactgaacCATGTGCGCCTGGACTACATAAAACCTACACGAGTAAGGTTTTTTGCAAGTTGGATATATGagctcatggtttttttttttcaaagaatatgtttggtattgtagtagctgttatggttgtgatttgaaaaaagttattttataaaaaatacttttatttgagattgatttgaaaaaataggtgtttggttaaaattatggtttgaaattaaggttgaacaaaaataatttaatgtgtttggttaagaatgcttttgaaattgaggttataaaataatttaaaaatatatatattaatattgatggtttttaatttaaatattgtagatttaactattgatattatatcataaataaataatactttatataaaatattttttattgttacattaaaatatctataattttgtaaatattacgtcatcaagcgatctttgtctaatttatatagtttttttaaataatattaaatactagttttttaaataaaaatacaattaaaataataaaaataatttttattttacaaaatcaaatctattttaatatattttaagttttgaatCAAAACCGGTTCGGCTAAAATAATACAGCATGCTCCACTATTGCAGATTGGCATGAACAATGCAGCAGCTGCACTGCTCATGccaattaattagcatgaagaGTGCTGCAGCTGCACTGCACTGCTCATGAAGAGTCAGCACtcttcatgctaattaattggCATGAGcagtgctgctgctgctgctgcactGTTCATACTAATTAATTTGGATGATGTGCTAAAGCATGCAGTAAAGAGGGAAACGATAAAAACCATGTAATTTCTGATTCAACAAAACCTTATTTTCAACGCAGATAATAACATGGGCTCATTTCTTAACAAAATACTATGTTGTCACTGTTATATACTAACGTAGTCATAAATTTTTAGCCAaacagattttaaatttgtcaaTAAACACCAACGGcaatatattattgatatatattaaaagaattacaGTGAAAAtagatggaataaaaaaaaaactaaacagtacaataaaattgcataaaacCTACACGAGTAACATCTTTTTACAAGTTGTCTTGTGCGCATGTGATACATGCAGACAAGCGACCATCCACGTTGTATAATACATGATAATAAATTCCTGCTTTTTATATTCATACCAATTTAATACGTTAGAAGGAGACAGTTAAATTGTGATCAGATGAATGTAGACTTCGCATGTTTATAGTCaatataaagaataataaaatagagaTAGTTAAGGTTCTTAACTTAAAAGGCGTCAGCTATACATGGTTTTTATGGAAACAACCCAAGATattggaataaaaatattagtaaataaTGCAATgagaattacaaaattaaaaaagaaacgtatatagttgaaaaatataaagataaagcACATATCTTGAGGGACAAATTATATGTATTGGAATATAAATGAAATTGTTCCTATATTTATCAATAAACAATAAACTTAATTGCCAATTAAAAACTCGTAGATAATATaacttttactattttttattttaaaaagaacaaattaaagTACCATAGAGTTTATCCAAGACGCACGAAACCGTGGTTTTTTGCCTTGTTGCCATACACCTTTCCAAGTTAATTTGGATTCGACGGTTGCCGGTAGGTGTTTATGATGGgaataattgaatttgacttgttttttcttgtttgatccTTGTTGTTTCCCGtgtaattgaatttgttttctaacAACGAAAGGCCTGCAATTCAACCTTACAAGAATTTGTTTTCTAACAAGGAAGCACGTGCAAGCACACCTCTTGCTAATCCCACAACTTAATTTGAAGTAtattaattagtgaaaaaaccAAATAGATTATCTCTCAAAAACAGAACAAATGTACAAGGAAGATGAGGTCATTGCAAATTGCATTTCCTTTTccattaatttgaagcaaagatttctttttttattgcttgtgCAGCCCAGAACAACTAGAAAATCCTCTATTATATGCATGATCAGTACCAGAATCTTACTATATCCAGACACACGTCAAACTCAAGTCCAACATTTATTGGGAATAATGAAAATTCTGTGTGTATAGGCATGCATTTGGGTAACCAACTCAAGTTTCTTAGCCATGAGAACAAGAACGATTCTTATCCAGATAGGCCAATGAGTTACGCATGGCGTTATATGCACCTTTCAAATAACAGCTACCCCTCATAAAACCTTCAGTAAAATGAATATATGAAGAAGGAATAATAGTTCAAATTGTTCTAAGTATGTGACGATAAAGTTTGGGGAATCCTTTAAAGGGAGGGTATAACTAGAgaaattttacttgaaaaaaatgtaAGTGTCCATGTACTGCCCTGTTGGCTGTCACCTTTTGAGCCCCTACCAGAGACTGCCCACGAGTATAATTGAATAGACAGAAGTCCGAGCAGGCTTATCTCTAAATTTCTAGTCAACTTTTTGGAATACTATCTCTGAAGAAAAAGCAgataatgataaggaaaaaatacCACCAAGTTTCCCCACAGGAGGGGGCCAGGCTGAACAAGTATATAAAGCCTCCCAACCCAAGCAGAAAAATCACCAGCTATATTGACAGTGTTCTTGCACAGTTACTAAATAAACAGTTCTACGCTTCTGCCAGTGTTGTTCAAGATCCAAGCCTTCAACTCCGAAAAGGTTAGCTTCTTCAGTTTTTGCCTCCTTTCTGTATTTAATATGTAAACGACCACTTGTACCTCGTCTCAAAAAGCATGAGGTTTTATGTATAGCTGCAATATTCCGGGTTGGGCCCTGTGGTGAGGCATTCCGGCGATGTTACTGTGGGTTCTTAAAATCGATTTGTTCCTAGCTGTGCGGGAGGGAGCTTAGTACTATGACCTTAGAACTGCACTTCTATATAGGATGTTTACCATCAGATAGGAATGCACTTTGGTTTTACCCGCTGGAATCGAGTACAAGTCGAGGAACCCGATGATCAAGGTCTAATTGTCAGCAAGCATGTTCATTTAGTCTTAGGGTTGAAGGGTTGATAAGCACACCGACGGACTGGTAaaacattttaagaaaatttcttAGACGTGCGATAGATATattaagtgtgtgtgtgtatatatatattggaacaATAAGAAGATCGTTACATTTTAGGCCCATCAGGTCATTATTCATAACAGATGAAGAAGAGTGTAGGTCGACCaattgtaataataatgattGGAAAACATAAGAGATCTGTTATTCATTTCTTCAAATGAATCATCAGGTTAGATACAATGAGCTTGACAGCCGGAGGAGACTGGATGTGCAGCGCATGCCAGCACCTGAATTTCAAAAAACGGGAAACGTGCCAGCTTTGCGGGTACCCTAAGTATGGCGGCCCTGATCCAGCAACCTACATATGCAATGCGACAAAGGTTTTGGCTGGGGATTGGTACTGTCCTGCCATTAATTGCCAAGCTCACAACTATGCTAGCCGGTCAAGCTGCTACAGCTGTGGTACATTAAAAAGCGGTCATGCTGCAGGTGGGTATGCATCCGATGGAAGTGATCCTCCTGGATGGAAAACTGGTGATTGGATTTGCAACAGGTGAGTTCACAGTGTAATTGCACAAATATCATGATATGCCTCAGGGATGATACGTGTTCTTGACAATATTACTATGATTTTCCTTCATTTCGCACTGACTATAGCATTCGGAACGATGGCTGTTTTGCTTTTGACAGAAAACAGAAAAGGTTGTTTGAAGATGCACAGTAACTGTTGCTtagttttccttaaaaaaaaaaaaaaaaaaccagaaaggAGCCGGGTTGTTCATTGGTGACAGAATGTCAATATAGTTTCACGATACCCTACTGCCTTtctcttataaaatattattcgaTATTTGCATATATAGCCATTCTGAATATTCTATTCCTCGAGTAAAAACTGCTTCATGTTGATTTTGTATCTGGTTGGAGAATTAAACCACCTAACAAAGACGGACGCACTTGTTGTTTGACAGATCGGGATGTGGAGTCCATAACTATGCTAGCAGGATGGAATGCTACAGATGCAGAACACCCAGGGAATACGGTGCGAAGATCATATCCACTGTCACTTTTAATCCGGTGCTTTCTCTCTTAGCATATGAGAATTGCTGGGTTCGCTTTGATCACTAACGTTAAGAATTTTGTTCTTCCATGTTTCCAGGTGGTGGATATTAACAAAAATGACTCTCTCTTCACAGTGATCCTGTTCTCTCCGCaattactttctttttctttcagtttttAGATCAATAATAAGCCTTGGGTTGGCATTGATCCTAGCTAGGAGCTTTAATTTCCAGAAGCACAGCCATGTATTTGAGTTGAGATGGATTTTCTTGCAACTTAACTACATGGTGCATGTAAACATATGATGTTCTTCAAATATAAGAAGCTTAAGAATATTTCCCTCCCCTTATTTGAGCGAGTGTGTGGTTTGTTCGTGTGATTACTCACTGTTGTAATACCTGGTTTTACGAGGTGGTCGTCCCAGGAATGTCGTAGGAGTAACGGCTGCTAACCACCGCAGTTTTGGATTCAACCAGTGTagaaaataacacaaaagaaCCGTTAGGGAAAACAAAATTCTGACACAAGATTCTGCGAAAgacaggctctccaacagaaataatTTACGGTCCCTTTAAGCATCCAATCTCCAAGaactacataattatataagcagATAAGAACCTGATGCGTATTCTTTAACAGCATATATAGATGCAACGCCAAGTTCAAAGCGAGTCCTTTccaactttaatttatttccttgCTTTTGCCTTTCTTTTCCATGGATCAGCACAGTATACTAAAGTGCAACCACAATTTCACTTCCATTATACCCTTAGGCCAGCAAGATCACTCGAACTTGCGCTATAACTATGCTTAAATGGGATGAGGCTTCAACTACGCTTAGATTTTCATGAAGTCATTTTAGGTTTCCCTTGTTGACTCAGGTAGACAGTTGACACTATCTCTATCTCTTTATTGCTTTCCCACATTTCCAagcttttaaaatattctttgctTCCTCATCACCTAGCTTAATGTTACTTGATATGCTTTGCTGACGTTAAGCAAAGGCCCCTAGTATAGGAGTCCTAGGAActgttaattattaaaataatattttttttatgttttaaaatttatttttatattaatatttcaaaacaatctaaaaataaaaaaattaataatcaaaacataaaaaataatttaagtttttcaaaaagCATGGCACAGCTGCAAAATAAACAATGTTTGTATGACTAGATAGGTGGCTTatattactttaaatttttttctaaaactattcATGTGAcagtaatattattaaaaaagcaagaaaaatctaAGACCAATGTCATTGACTTGACTTAGTTCAATAagctcttttaatttaataatatataaaaaaaacatgggtaacaatattgtcaaaaaaacgagttgactcttaaaattttaagattttacaaGTCAACATGTATCTAAcatgtcaaattaaattaaaactcgAAAACTAGTAAATTCGGTCAAACTTGGTAAAATCGGTAAAATCAAACCGATTTTAcgagtatgaaaaaaatataaaattatacattctgGTAATTTGCATCTTaacattttcattgttttaaatttatatcttgcAAAACTTGTGCAATTTGATAATCAAGGGTTTGATTTTgactataattattttcattgattttttaacaatacaAGCTATTTGTGTATTTCATTTTCGTAAAATTAAAGTATCTATTcattcttcataattttttatgtcaactaTTAACATATCAATTGATATATTACTATGTTTTAGTTGgcaaatatatagaataaaagttGTAAATTGGCATACTTGACCCTTGGagtaattaatgttaaatgatcTATCAAAATTTTAAGGGACTCGTTTCTTGTAAATGACGAAGTAGGTGGGTCGATTTGTCTAAGAAGTAGAGGAATCAATGTGAACAAAATAAAGGTGTTTAGACTtttctattgtttattttatttttatttttattatgttatattgCTAATTACTACTTGattgaaattgttaatatataattagttaaaatattttacctaTGATTTTACAATTTTGCGAttcgagtttatattatatattctgTGTCGTGTCAAAAAAGCGTTTATGACAACCTTGATGGGCAGTAAATAAAGCGAACAAAGAAATTGactataattaactataaaaaataagctacTTGTCAATATCATACTcgagaggagaaaaaagaaaagcccaTTGTTACCTCACTATCATATTGTCTCACCACCAAAAAGAGCTCACCTAGACGGTTCTAACGCCACTATGAAAGGCTGAACAATGACAtcgaaaaaaaagttgtatgaACTGTTAGAGCAACGACctgtaaagaaaattaaataaaataccatGAAGTGAGcatcttatatttatatttaatcaattaatttaatttaatttttaaaaaattcatttcaagaAAGCTAAATCTAACCAAGAACGATAAATAAAAAGGGTACAGTTTTGCATTAATATTTtcctgttttttatatatatagtttcgaCTAAGTCAATAAAAGAATAATGTCTTTGCTtagtttgattatttaaatattatttaatcagtccttttaattttgtaatgttttatgTCTACATATCATTCATATTTCGCACAAATTTGCTTTACTATTTGTGATTTTGTATTCGTAGTTTCATGTtgatagtttttagtttttattgcttcttaagtctttatattattttggattgCACTATtaagtggttatttttttttaatttattgtggaTTAAATCCTTAAAGAACTGAAATTTTTTAGACTGTATGGTAAAAGGTGAAAGATgaacttatttaaaaaacttatatgaaACACAAGGGGAGTGTAAACATACGAGTGTgagaatatattttatcatgCTACCAACATGATTTTCAGATCTTATGAATGTCAACCAAAAGTGGATTATCACTGCCAAGGgataataattattcaaaataggGTTATTTGGCTATGCAATAACAATTGGAGTTGATGAATATAAGGTTTGGAAAGGTTATGAATGAGatgaataaattaagaattaaggtAATTAGCCTTTAAAATGGGCCAAGCTATAAAGGTCTTGAGGGTATAAGGCTTATGAGACGAGTtatttcacttttaaaaaaaggcTATAActgaaaatacaaataaagaggTCGAGGATTTTGATCATGATTATAATGCTAGGTTTCAGCATCATAGAAACCATAGGTATAAGGGATTTCAGCCATAAAGACATTTTGACTATACGAGAGCAAACCGAGAAGTTAGTTTTCATGATGATTTGGATATAAATTCGGAGAGTATTAAGGCCCCGTTTGTTTAATGAAAAGtagtttcttttggaaagtaaattctaggaaagtgaattattttctgatgttaggtagtgtaatggaaa is a genomic window of Populus alba chromosome 18, ASM523922v2, whole genome shotgun sequence containing:
- the LOC118056706 gene encoding uncharacterized protein codes for the protein MSLTAGGDWMCSACQHLNFKKRETCQLCGYPKYGGPDPATYICNATKVLAGDWYCPAINCQAHNYASRSSCYSCGTLKSGHAAGGYASDGSDPPGWKTGDWICNRSGCGVHNYASRMECYRCRTPREYGGGY